Genomic DNA from Acidobacteriota bacterium:
CTCGCGTTCGGCCGCGCGGTGAACGTGACGCTGGGGCTGCCGATCGTCCGCACGTCGGTCGATCACGGCACCGCGTTCGACATCGCGGGGCAGGACAAGGCGGATCCGTCGAGCATGATCGAGGCGGTGTTACTGGCCGCGAAGCTCACGGCTCACGCGTAGCGGCGGGAGTGTAGCCGCCGGCCTTCAGGCCGGCGGCTTCGAACCAACCATGGCAAAGACCGACGACAAACCCGCCGAGAGGCCGATCGCCGACAACCGCAAGGCGTTTCACGACTACCACATCGTCGAAACGTTCGAAGCCGGGGTGGCGCTGCTCGGCACCGAGGTCAAGGCGATCCGCGAGGGGCGCGTGAACCTGCGCGACAGCTACGGCCGCGCCGAGGGGGGCGAGATCTGGATCTACAACGTTCACATCTCGCCGTACTCGCATCGCGGCTACGCGGACCACGAGCCCACGCGCCGCCGCAAGCTGCTGCTGCACGCCGACGAGATCCGCAAGCTGATTGGCAAGACCACCGAGCGCGGCATGACGCTCGTGCCCACGAAGATGTACTTCAAGCGCGGCCGCGTGAAGGTCGCCATCGGCCTCGCCAAGGGCAAGAAGGCGCACGACAAGCGCGAGACGATCCGCAGGCGCGAGGCCGAGCGCGAGACGCGCGCGGCGATCAAGGAGCGGCGCGCGCGGTGAGATAAGGGGGACAGTCACACTTTCCCGGGCCGTTGCGCCGGAAAGTGTGACTGTCCCCCTTATCTCACCCGATGCTGCGCGCCGTGGTGGAGAACCGCGCGTTCCTCCACTGCTACGAGCCGCTGCAGGTCGCGCACCGCGTCGGTGGCGCTCAACCAGAACCTCATCGATGGATGGCGAAGCACGGCGGGGGACGTGATGCGGTCGGGCGCCGTGGAGATCTCGACGCCGGGCCGCTATACGTTCTGGTTTGTTCCGCCCGGTTTGATGGCGGGCAGCGTCTTGTTCCTGTTGGGGGTCGCGGTCACGGCGTTAGCGGCTCGCGGTGTTGCGGGCCGGTAACGCCCGGCCGCACGGCGGGCGGCCATCCTGAGCAGGTCCAGCACCATCGCGGGCCCCGCCCGGGCGAGCTTCACACTGCTGCGGGCGGTCTCGTACCTGACCTGCACCGGCACCTCGGCCACGCGCGCCCCGAGCGCGCGCGCCACCAGCAGCATCTCGACGTCAAGCGCGAACCCGTTCCTCGTCAGCGACGCCTCCATGTGCCGGAGCGTGTCGCGCCGGAACGCCTTGAGCCCGCACTGCGTGTCGCGCGCGAATGCCGAGCAGCACCCGCACGAACAGGTTGAACGCCTGGCCGGCCAGGTGCCGCCGGTACAGAAAGCCGAACAGCCGGACGGGCACCGAGTAGCGGGAGCCGGAGTGGCGGCGGTTTCCAATCGCCATGTCGGCCGTCTCGAGCGCGGCAAGCGCGGTTCGGGCCGACGCCGCGCCGAAGGCGAGGTCCGCATCCAGAAAGACGACGCGCTCTCCCTCCACGAGCGGAATGGCGGACCGCAGGGCGGCGCCTTTGCCCTGGTTCGTTTCCAGCCGGTGGATGCGCACGCGAGGGTGTCCCGCCGCGAATTGGCCGGCCCGCTCGAACGTGTCATCACGGCTCCCATCGTCCACGACGACTATCTCGAACGAGCTGTCGAGCCACGATTCCAGTTCCGCGAGGCAGGCGCCGATCCGCGTCCCCTCGTTGAAGCAGGGAACCACGATTGAGACGAGCGGCGGAGTCCTCATCGCGAATCCCCCCGGCGCGGATGGCCCGGAGCAGCGCGCCTGCCGGATCGCCCGCGCGGGCCGGTCGGCGGCATCTCACTCAGAATAGCGGATACACCTTCGTGAACAGCGCGAGGCACAGCACGTAAAACATCCCGAACACCACGGTGACGGCCGTCCGCGCGAGCGGCGCGCGCACGGTCGCCAGCCACAGCGAAAACGGGAAGAGCACCGCGCAGTAGCGCCCGATCCCTTCGAGCGCGCCGGTCGACAGCGGCACGTAGAGGTTGATCAGGATCAGGACCGGGTACGCCGGGCCGAACCGCAGCCAGATGAACGGCGTCGCCGCCAGCGCCGCGATTCCCGCCGACGCGTTCAGCAGATCGACGACCGCCTGCGGCGAGCCGGTGATGAACGCGTACGGTCTTGTCGCCATCGCGGTCACCACCGTGACCAGCGGCTGCCATCCCGCAACCGCGCCGGGATGCCAGTTCCACCGGTCCATCGAGTTCGCCCACTCGAACGGGTGGCCGCTGATGCTGTACACGAACAGCGAGTAGGTCCCGACGCCAAGCAATGTCGCCGCGAGCGCCGCCGCCGCGCGCAGCATCGCGGGGCGATCGCCTCGAGTCTCGCGCCAGGCGATCAGCGCCAGCGCCGGCACGATGAAGACGCCGTTGGCGCGTGTCGCGGTCGCCAGCGCGCCCGCCGTCGCGCCAAGCCACCAGCGCTTCGCGCGGAAGCCGTAGAACGCCGTCACGCTGAACAAAAGGAATAACGCCTCGGAGTAGACGACGCCGAAAAAGAACGCGAAGGGAAAGATGGCCGCGAAGAGGACGGCACGCCGCGCCGCGCCGTCGTCCTTCAATTCCACGCGCGCCAGGCGGTGCAGCATCACCATCGCCAGCACGAACGCCGTCCAGGAGATCAGGATCCCCGCCATGTAGATGCGCACGCGTCCGCCGCCCATCGCGAGCGCCACGTATCGCATCAGCATCGGGTAGACCGGGAAGAACGCGAGGTTGCTTCGGCCCGCCTCCACGAACTCGTAGCCGTGGCGCGCGATGCCGAAGTACCACCCCGAGTCCCATCGCGCGAAGGTATCCCAGAACAGGTGCGTGCTCGGATAGACGGTGAACTGCTCGCGTTGCGCCATCGGCACGGACGCGTTGACGATGTACGCCACCAATGCCGAGATGAGGCGGAATCCCAGCGCGGCGGCAACAATGCGGGCGGTCACGAAACGCATGCGAGGGGGTGGCTCCGAAAAGCCGCCTGATGGTACAGTGCGCCTATGCCATCCGCCAAATCGTCGAGCGCCGTGCGCGTGCCGCTGCTCGACCTGGCCGCGCAGAACGGCCCGCTGCGCGACGAGATTCTTGCCGCCGTCGCGCGCGTCGCCGACAGCAATCGTTTCATCATGGGGCCGGAGGTCGAAGGGCTCGAGCGCGAGCTTGCGGCGATGCTCGGCGCGAAGCACGCGGTCGGCGTGTCGTCCGGCACCGACGCGCTGCTCGTGGCCATGATGGCGCTCGGCATCGGCGCGGGCGACGAAGTCATCACGCCGACGTTCTCCTTCTTTGCGACCGCCGGTTGCGTGTCCCGTCTGGGCGCCACGCCGAAGCTGGTGGACATCGACCCGATCACCTTCAACGTCAACGTGGCGGCGGTCGAGCGCGCGATCACGCCGCGCACGAAGGCCATCGTCCCCGTGCACCTCTACGGGCTGTGCGCGGACATGGAGCCGCTGCTGGTGCTGGCCAGGCGCCGCGGCATCGCGATCGTCGAGGACGCCGCGCAGTCGATCGGATCGAAATACGGCGACCGGCAGGCGGGCACGATGGGCGCATTCGGCTGCTTCTCGTTCTTCCCGAGCAAGAACCTGGGCGCGTTCGGCGACGCGGGGCTCGTGACGACCAATGACGAGGGGCTGGCGGCGCGCGTGAAGATGCTGCGAAACCACGGCGCCTCGGAGAGGTACTTCCATAAGTACATCGGCGGGAACTTCAGGCTCGATGCGCTGCAGGCGGCCGTCCTTCGCGTCAAGGCGCCCCACCTGGCGGGCTGGACGGAATTCCGGCGGCGCAACGCCGCGCGGTACGACGCCATGTTCCGCGCCGCACGCCTGGACGATGTGCTGGCGCTGCCGTACGAGCCGGCGAACCGGTACCACATCTTCAATCAGTACGTCGTCCGCGCGCCGAAGCGCGACGCGCTCAGGGCGCACCTCGAGGCGGCCGGCGTGGCCACCGAGATCTACTATCCCGTGCCGTTCCACCTGCAGGAGTGCTTCGCGGATCTCGGCCATCGCCGCGGCGACTTCCCGGAGGCCGAATCGGCCGCCGCCGAAGTGCTCGCGCTGCCGATCTACGGCGAGCTGACCGAAGACCAGCAGGCGCACGTCGTCCAGCGCATCGCGGAGTTCTACGCCGCATGAGAGTGCTGGTGACCGGGGCGGCCGGCCACCTCGGCGCCGCGATCGTGGAGGAGTTCTCGCGCGCGCACGAGGTCACCTCGTTCACCCGGGCCGATCTCGACATCACCGATGCGAAGGCGGTCGCGGCCTCCGTCGCCGCCGCGCGTCCGGAAGCGATCGTCAACTGCGCCGCAGACAACGATGTTGACGGCGCGGAGGACGAGCCCGTCAGGGCCTTCGACGTGAACGCGTTCGCGGTGTAGGCGCTCGCGCGCGCGTCGGCGGCAGCCGGCGCCGCGTTCGTGCACTTCAGCAGCGATTTCGTGTTCGACGGGCGGGCGGATCGGCCGTACGCCGAGGATGACCCGCCGGGCCCGCTCAGCGTGTACGGGACCTCGAAGCTCGTGGGCGAGTGGCTCGCGCGGGAAGCGCCGAGGCACTACGTGCTGCGGGTGGAGAGCCTGTTCGGCGGGCCGACCGCCGGGCGCGGCGCGAAGTCCGGCAGCGTCGGGCGCATTGTCGACGCGATCGCGCAGGGGCGCGAAGTCCCCGTGTTCACCGATCGCGTCGTCTCGCCGACGAGCGCCGTGGAGGCGGCGTCGGCCACCGCGCGGATCCTGCAGGCCGGGCTGCCGCCCGGCGTCTATCATTGCGTGAACGGCGGCGCCTGCCGGTGGGATGAGCTTGCCGTGGAAGCCGCGCGGCTGCTCGGCCGCGAGCCGCGGTTGAAGCCCATGACGCTCGACAGCGTGGCGCTCAAGGCGCGCCGCCCGCGCTACTGCGCGCTGTCGAACGCGAAGCTCGCGGCGGCAGGCGTCACGATGTCGGATTGGAAGGAGGCGCTCGCGCGGTATCTCGTGGTGTGGGACGGACCCTTCGGGTCCGCCGAGCGACCCTGAATGTCGCGCTCCGATCTCGTCGCGGCCGTCGCCCTCGCCCTGCTGCTGCCCGTCATGGTCGTGCTGTCGCGTGACTTCGGCGTGACGTACGACGAGCGCTTCCAGCAGAAATACGGCGAGGAGATCTGGGATTACGTCAACGGCCGGCGCGCCCGCGCCGCGTTCGACACCGGCTTCGGGCATCAGAACCTGTACGGCGGGTCCTTCGAGCTTGCGGCCGTGGCCGTTCAGCGCGCCTTCCCCCGGTCGAACGTCTACGCCGTCCGGCACGCGGTCAATGCGGCGATGGGCTGGGTGGCCATCGTCTTCTGCTGGCTGATCGGTCGAAAGCTGTTCGGCGATCTCACGGGAGCGCTCGCCGCCGTCCTCCTTCTTGCGACGCCGCGCTTCGCCGGCCACAGCATGAACAATCCGAAGGATATTCCGTTCGCGGCGTTCGGCGCGGCGGCGGTCTACTTCCTGGTGAGGCTGCGGCCGCCCGCGCCGTTCATGACGTGGCCGCACGCCCTGAAGCTCGCGGCGGCCATTGGCCTGGCGTTGAGCGTGCGGCCGGTCGGGCTGCTCTTCGGCGTGTACCTCGGCCTGCTGCTGCTCTGGTTCGTTGCCGAGCAACGGGCCATCCCGCGCGGTGCCGCACTGGCCGGCCTGGCCGGCCGCCTCGGCGTGCTCGTCGTGGTGGTCGTACTGGTGGGCGTCAGCGCCTGGCCGTGGGCGCAGGCCGATCCGATCCGGCGGCCGCTCCAGGCGTTCTTCGAGGTCTCACGGTTCGATTTCGGCGGCAGCCTGCTGTTCGCCGGAGAATGGATTCCTGCGTTCCGGCTGCCTGCCGCCTACCTGCCCACGTGGTTCGCCATCGGGCTGCCGCCCGTGCTCCTGGCGGGTGCGCTGCTGTCCCTGCTGCGTTTGGGGAATCGAGACGATCGGCGCCCGCTGCTGACGCTCTGGGTCTTCGTGCTGCTGCCGGTGACGCTTGCCGTGGTGCGCGGGTCGACCCTCTATGACGGCATGCGCCATTTCCTCTTCGTCGTGCCGCTGCTTGCCGCGCTCGCGGCGAGCGGCTGGGTCGCGGCCGTTCGGTGGAGGAGCGGCCCGGCCAGGGTGGTTGCCGTCCTGCTGCTTGCCGCGGGGCTGGCCGAGCCCGTCGTCTTTGCCGCTCGAAATCATCCGAACGAGGTTGCGTATTTCACCCCGCTCGCCGGCGGGCCGCGCGCCGCGTTCGGCCGCTACGACATGGACTACTGGGGCAATTGCATGTTCGGCGCCGCGCGATGGGCCG
This window encodes:
- the smpB gene encoding SsrA-binding protein SmpB, with product MAKTDDKPAERPIADNRKAFHDYHIVETFEAGVALLGTEVKAIREGRVNLRDSYGRAEGGEIWIYNVHISPYSHRGYADHEPTRRRKLLLHADEIRKLIGKTTERGMTLVPTKMYFKRGRVKVAIGLAKGKKAHDKRETIRRREAERETRAAIKERRAR
- a CDS encoding sugar nucleotide-binding protein, encoding MRVLVTGAAGHLGAAIVEEFSRAHEVTSFTRADLDITDAKAVAASVAAARPEAIVNCAADNDVDGAEDEPVRAFDVNAFAV
- a CDS encoding NAD(P)-dependent oxidoreductase — its product is MHFSSDFVFDGRADRPYAEDDPPGPLSVYGTSKLVGEWLAREAPRHYVLRVESLFGGPTAGRGAKSGSVGRIVDAIAQGREVPVFTDRVVSPTSAVEAASATARILQAGLPPGVYHCVNGGACRWDELAVEAARLLGREPRLKPMTLDSVALKARRPRYCALSNAKLAAAGVTMSDWKEALARYLVVWDGPFGSAERP
- a CDS encoding glycosyltransferase family 2 protein, which gives rise to MRTPPLVSIVVPCFNEGTRIGACLAELESWLDSSFEIVVVDDGSRDDTFERAGQFAAGHPRVRIHRLETNQGKGAALRSAIPLVEGERVVFLDADLAFGAASARTALAALETADMAIGNRRHSGSRYSVPVRLFGFLYRRHLAGQAFNLFVRVLLGIRARHAVRAQGVPARHAPAHGGVADEERVRA
- a CDS encoding DegT/DnrJ/EryC1/StrS family aminotransferase, yielding MPSAKSSSAVRVPLLDLAAQNGPLRDEILAAVARVADSNRFIMGPEVEGLERELAAMLGAKHAVGVSSGTDALLVAMMALGIGAGDEVITPTFSFFATAGCVSRLGATPKLVDIDPITFNVNVAAVERAITPRTKAIVPVHLYGLCADMEPLLVLARRRGIAIVEDAAQSIGSKYGDRQAGTMGAFGCFSFFPSKNLGAFGDAGLVTTNDEGLAARVKMLRNHGASERYFHKYIGGNFRLDALQAAVLRVKAPHLAGWTEFRRRNAARYDAMFRAARLDDVLALPYEPANRYHIFNQYVVRAPKRDALRAHLEAAGVATEIYYPVPFHLQECFADLGHRRGDFPEAESAAAEVLALPIYGELTEDQQAHVVQRIAEFYAA
- a CDS encoding glycosyltransferase family 39 protein; its protein translation is MSRSDLVAAVALALLLPVMVVLSRDFGVTYDERFQQKYGEEIWDYVNGRRARAAFDTGFGHQNLYGGSFELAAVAVQRAFPRSNVYAVRHAVNAAMGWVAIVFCWLIGRKLFGDLTGALAAVLLLATPRFAGHSMNNPKDIPFAAFGAAAVYFLVRLRPPAPFMTWPHALKLAAAIGLALSVRPVGLLFGVYLGLLLLWFVAEQRAIPRGAALAGLAGRLGVLVVVVVLVGVSAWPWAQADPIRRPLQAFFEVSRFDFGGSLLFAGEWIPAFRLPAAYLPTWFAIGLPPVLLAGALLSLLRLGNRDDRRPLLTLWVFVLLPVTLAVVRGSTLYDGMRHFLFVVPLLAALAASGWVAAVRWRSGPARVVAVLLLAAGLAEPVVFAARNHPNEVAYFTPLAGGPRAAFGRYDMDYWGNCMFGAARWAADRAREAGMPLAVTGRPEHLVHLNAERVGALYFTRPQLGQHHVSIHLLRGPADAVRELASRATVLHRVQTADGAPLCVVLEGPLFPQIRDRISVSAR